AGATTCTGGCCAGCTGCCACTTTAGGGCGATTCGAGGGTGATAGTCCTCCAGCTCAGCTATAACCTCAAACAGAGGTGGACACACCAAGCCCAACAGTGACATCACAATTTCAACCTGAGCAAAGACAAAACAGAgtttcagaattattatttttttaaaggcaattAAAAGGCAAAAGAAAAGGGGTACCTCATTTTTTTGAAGCCATGTCAATTCATTCCTGTCCTTTTTGGCAAACCCCTGAGATCTTTTGACCACATAGTAGATGAGGTATCCACTCCCGCCCAAGCAGCACAGGATGAGAAGGTTTGCCAGGATACGCAGAAAACGGCGAAGGTGAATGTTCTCATCCTTTAGGTTCTCCTGCTCATCCACTATAGATTCCTGATGGAATAAGACATGGTTTTAGATCAGTCTACACAGACCCAACAATACGTTTTTGTCTTAGCATAGTGCACCATTCTTTGATACTATTACTGTCATTAACCTTGAAGCTTGTGGTGGTGGAGGCAAACTTGTTGTCAGCTGTCTCTGGATTTCCTATAAGGTAATCCCAGCTAGTGAACAGCTTCCAGCAAAAGGTGAAGGTACCTTCCTCTGCTCCATCTCCTCCTTCATTGGCATTTCTTGCCATTCTAGAAGAAGGTAggtgattttaaaaaagaaagaaaaaggggtCCTCATTTCAGCCGATTATCAGAGCATTATCAGTGAGTAAGATGCTTCACAGAACTGCAAATGTAGTCATTAGACCTACGTTCTGATAACCACCATTAGACTGTAGCCAAATATCCCAACTCCAACTAAAAGATATGACAGGGGTAACCGGAACTGCAGCAATCCAATACTTCGCTGATTATTGTAATAACCATAAAACATAATGGAGTACTTGCAATAACCCTGTAAAAAAAGCAAAAGGTATAATCCAAATAAGACAACAGCAACCTTACAAGCTCTTTTACACAGAATCCGAAAGTAAAAAACCCTTACCCCAAACTCAAACAGGACAGAGAAGTCCATGGCACTGTCCTGCTCCTCTCTGGGAACTGTTTTTCTGGCAAGAGAGCCATAAGGCATGCCCATCAGTACctacagagagaaagacacagaTTGCATCCGTGTAGcttttttatttggcaaggacgcattaaattgcaTGTGACAGTAAAAAGACATTAATGTTGTTATAAAAGATTTAGTATTTCATATTAAATGCTGTGTGTTCGAcctttcatcaaagaaacctggaaaACTGTTTcacggtttacacaaaaatattaagcagcacaactgttttcaacactgataataataataaacggtgcttgagcaccaaaacagtatataagaatgatttctgaagtatcgtgTAACACCAAAGACTGGCTTGATGATGCTGAAACTTCAggtttgccatcacatgaataaattatatttttaaaacataggTAGTGTACATTGTATAAAAGGTGTACTAACAAAGACATTAGCATCACATCTCACCTCTGGAATAACAACAAGtccaaacacaaaaccaaaaagaaCAAGGTTCAGTCCATACATCCAGCGCAGGAAAATGAAGTAGGAGGCAACAGATGACCCAAAGTGACCTGTGAGAATGAAACAGATGAGAAAAGGTTAAGAAACATACTGAAAATACTGATTTCACTAAAACAGAAGATTAAACAGAGATGAACTGACTTTCCACTTCTTTTATCCGACTTTCCCAGGGAATGCAGGCAGTCTTAAAGTTTTCAAAGTCTctattgaattttattattttctgaaaaaaaaagaaagaaagaaaaggtttttggaaaattgcatttaaaataaaacacttcgaAATGGAATATGTAGTGCTGTACCTTGGTCATCATGACTTTGAATGCATAGAGTCTCCTCCCTTTTCCTTTGCCCAAAGCCCCTTCAAACTTCTCCACAAATGCCTGGGCTTCTCTGTCAGGTGATATAAACAGTAATTTGCATTGGaatgaaattaaaacacaaaaagttatatttcaattcaaaGTGACTCTGTGTTTCGACTTTTATTACCAAAACAACCattctgttttaatttcagttttcaacATGGCATGAGTATTTCTCCCTGTGTTTgagtcacatcacatcacatacatacatacatacatgtggtTCTGCTTGTATTACGCAGCATGGCCATTCAGCATTGTGCAGTAAGCACCAGATACAACACCAGAAAAAATATCATGTTTCACTCACAACCTTTACATACTGTAACTTGAGCATACAGCCAATTAACTCATCAATGCATAATGAATGGGAATAGTGCAGATGGGATGGACACAATAATGAATACATTCACTAACTGAGATATGTGAGAACAAAAGCAGGCCAAATGGATAAACGGActttcttcattattattattcttttttattttttgtccataaaatgaaagtcaatggggttcagtgtttttttttagacccgtatgactttcactgtatggggaaaaaaacaattattaaaaatatgtccttttctgttccacagaagcataaaactttcacttttgagtgaactaaccctttcagAAATAGTATGGAGACCAAGGTTATTATAgctaactaaaagtaaaaccattTATGTTActgaaaataaagtaaatgttaaatgaaatgaaatatctattaaacttgttttatttcagctagctgccaaggaaacatttctcattttcaatcAGTTTAACTTtaattcaaataacaaaaatggaaaaaaattatatagacatatttaaaaataaaataataaattgacaaaaaaaaactattaaaaaaaaaaactattcaaaatattaataaaaattacagtagTATGTCAATGATACTGAACACTGATGTGTGAAAAAAACTTGTTGTCCAAAGCACCTCATTATGACCTGTGGTGTACCATATCAACATCTGTTTAGTGTTTGGGTATGACCTTATGGCACTTTGTACAAGGAATCACTGAAACACATGCAAAGACTGCCCTCAAGAAACATcagcatgcataaaacagcatcaaGCTCATGAAAGTGTAACATACCTCTCACCTAGCAGAAGTTACCTATCTAGAAGCTTTGCCAAGTGAGTGTCTCCTTATGGCACAGTTTCTTTCCCTACTGCTCTCAGGGCCCATGTTACTGATGCTTTCTTGGGCAGTGTGTCAGTCTCTACTAACTTTGGTGGGCACTTGTCCAAACTCTCACTTGTCACCCACACTGGTCATTTCCACTGGGCAGTCTGAGGTAAAGGTTCAGACAGAGGCCACTAGATAATGAATTCACTGGCGTAGACACTGAGTCAAGCGTTTTATCGCAAAGTACAATCGAGAGCGTTTTGGATAAAGCTGATTATTTACCGAAGCTTTTTGTCACCTTTTAAAAGTGCCATGCCatactaatattaatttaaatgactttCATGCTTCCTAAAACCTTTTTTTCAAAGCCAGCAAGAATATAAAGCGAAAAAGAGCTCCTTTAAACATCAGCTTAAAGTGCATCAAGAGACATGAAGATGCAAGAAAGCAGAAGCACAGCAACTTGTAAGCTTTAATGAAGcacataaacaaacatgaaacTCATGCTAGATAAATGAACTTCAGTTGAGGTAGTGATAACGGACATGAGAGCCAATAGGATCACAGCACAAACAATGAGAAGGAAATCCATTTTACTTCAGGCACTTGAGTCTCCTCTTCATGCGCCAGGGTTTGTTCCGAAGTGTCGCTATCAGCTTTTTCTTCTCCTCGACTTCCTCTTTTAGTCGGGCCATCTCTCCCTCAGACATAGACTCGTCTTCTGAATTGTCATCTGAGGATGAACTGCTGcaaaacaaaccccaaaatcAGCAGTCAGTCCTTAAAGTCCAGTTTAGCAGTGTATTCCACAAGGATAGTGTTGTTTTGGAGGATAAAATGAGTTCTAGTCAAGTCAGGTCAAGAGTTCTAGTGGCAGGATAGCCATGAAAAGCACTTCCAGATCATCAGTTGGAAGGCAAAAGATAAAAAAGAGTGAAAATGTCTAGCTGAAATCAAAAATGGACAGTTGATGACAACAATACTGAATTACATTGGTTactaaaaggaattaaaatgtccagttttaataaataatacacttttttttttaaagattcaattataaaaattataaattcgTCAGATATATATCTGACAAATGTActacatacattttttgtttcataaCAATCACTAAATTAGGATAACAATACTTTTTCGGATTTTTAGAGGTTTTAGTTCCATGGCTGAATTTTACTGCTTTATAAtcacatattacataaaaagaataaatgagaacattcaaaagttcTTTTATGGCGATAGATGTGTATGGCTGTGTTTCTGTTCAAACTGGAGGTAATGAGGAGTgttgagtctgtgtgtgtatggCGTGGAGATGAAGGCTAGAGAATACTGCACCTGCTGTTTTTGCCTTTGTTCTTTTTCTCATCCTGTTTATCTTTCCCTCCTTTTCCTGCTGCTTTGCCATTCCCCTTCTTCTCCTTGCTattctcctcctctttctccttctTAGTTGCTCCTTTTTTCCCTCCCCTTCTTTTATTTCCCTTCTCTTCTTCGCTCTCCTCTTCGGAGTCATCTTTCGCAGCAGCCTTCTTCTTTGAACCTGctgctttctttcttcttcctctctGCTCTTCCTCACTCTCCTCCTCACTTTCTACCTTCTTCTTTCGGCCTTTTCTCTTACGCGGagcctcctcctcttcctcactctCCTCTGCGCTATCTGCTGGCTTGGCTTTCTTTCCTCGAGCTGCAGGCTTCGGTTTATTCCTGCCTTTTGCTCTTCTTCTTGAATCCACTGAAAATATAGTTTTCATGttgtcaatatattttaaaatagaaactattaaacacataatatttcatatcctataatgtgaaatataaataataatgctcttgttaataaatttttaaataaattacttaccGTCACTTCCACTATCATATTCTGCATCGATTTCCATCCCAACTGTAACACACACTCTGAATTATTAATCAggttttaaatatgtcttttattttgaatacttTCACAATAACGATATATTGTGttaatcattaaaacaattaccatatattattaaaaaaatgcaaaataagggTCATCATTCAAGCCCTGACTCACAAAAGCATAAAAGCATAACA
The sequence above is drawn from the Cyprinus carpio isolate SPL01 chromosome B5, ASM1834038v1, whole genome shotgun sequence genome and encodes:
- the tmc2b gene encoding transmembrane channel-like protein 2-B isoform X1, encoding MPRRKNDVAITVDDVGMEIDAEYDSGSDVDSRRRAKGRNKPKPAARGKKAKPADSAEESEEEEEAPRKRKGRKKKVESEEESEEEQRGRRKKAAGSKKKAAAKDDSEEESEEEKGNKRRGGKKGATKKEKEEENSKEKKGNGKAAGKGGKDKQDEKKNKGKNSSSSSSDDNSEDESMSEGEMARLKEEVEEKKKLIATLRNKPWRMKRRLKCLKEAQAFVEKFEGALGKGKGRRLYAFKVMMTKKIIKFNRDFENFKTACIPWESRIKEVESHFGSSVASYFIFLRWMYGLNLVLFGFVFGLVVIPEVLMGMPYGSLARKTVPREEQDSAMDFSVLFEFGGYCKYSIMFYGYYNNQRSIGLLQFRLPLSYLLVGVGIFGYSLMVVIRTMARNANEGGDGAEEGTFTFCWKLFTSWDYLIGNPETADNKFASTTTSFKESIVDEQENLKDENIHLRRFLRILANLLILCCLGGSGYLIYYVVKRSQGFAKKDRNELTWLQKNEVEIVMSLLGLVCPPLFEVIAELEDYHPRIALKWQLARIFALFLGNLYTFLFALFDEVNSKLENEKEIKNATIWALKEYYANYTLYNNVTENIPPPNISPADVIRGPCWETEVGIEFVKLTVSDIQVTYLTILIGDFLRAVIVRFLNYCWCWDLEAGFPSYAEFDISGNVLGLIFNQGMIWMGAFYAPGLVGINVLRLLSSMYYQCWAVMACNVPHERVFKASRSNNFYMGLLLLVLFLSLMPVIYSIMTLPPSFDCGPFSGKDKMYDVIMETIEKDLPPFMADIFSYASNPGLIIPAVLLMVLAIYYLNAVSKAYQNANLDLKRKMQMQRDEEKNRRNNKDSTNQVMKDLEDLMPNKSLIPPPSAEETEIPADQLRKSPKVTGKPGAAATGKGVHVQKDVSLAAANPRAPVTRPPGPRPPGPLPGNARGPPPGQGMGRGRGGPPPRR